The following proteins are encoded in a genomic region of Gimesia algae:
- a CDS encoding DUF1501 domain-containing protein, producing MTDSTAQPELMSEISRRRFFDRMTDGLYGVALTSLLGQQSQAFAAEETHHAQRLPENLKPRSPHFKPRATSVIHLCMQGGPSQVDLFDPKPALKKYHGQTAPRELTGNAVFETDRTGKLMQSPFAFKRHGKSGAWVSDALPHIAQEVDQMTIVRSMYNVHPNHEPAIYKMQSGQTFPGHPALGSWITYGLGNENQNLPAYVVLADPSNRLPVNNVDNWMSGYLSPLYQGTRMKATGSPLLNLAPDYAHAEQVSRNKQQLLKQLDRMHQKQRPGQQELEARIQNYEMAANMQLEATETLDISQETSDTLNMYGIDQKETDSFGRRCLLARRLVEKGVRFVQLYTRGQMWDNHSKIQKSLLSACGQTDLPVAGLLKDLRQRGLLDSTLVLWGGEFGRLPTAQITSSAKMNVAGRDHGPYGFSAWMAGGGVKQGLVYGNTDEVGYASVENRVSIQDWHATVLHLLGLDHERLVYERNGLGERLTHQFSTNVVHDIIA from the coding sequence ATGACTGATTCCACTGCACAACCTGAGTTGATGTCAGAAATCTCGCGGCGTCGATTTTTTGACCGCATGACTGACGGCCTGTATGGCGTCGCGCTGACATCGCTGCTGGGTCAACAGTCACAGGCATTCGCAGCCGAAGAAACACATCATGCGCAGCGTCTCCCGGAAAACCTGAAGCCCCGGAGTCCGCATTTCAAACCCCGCGCCACGTCAGTCATTCATCTCTGTATGCAGGGAGGTCCCAGTCAGGTCGACCTGTTCGATCCCAAACCCGCTTTGAAAAAATATCATGGCCAGACCGCGCCCCGCGAACTGACGGGCAACGCTGTCTTCGAAACGGACCGCACCGGTAAACTGATGCAGAGTCCCTTCGCATTCAAACGTCATGGGAAATCAGGTGCCTGGGTCTCTGATGCCCTGCCGCATATCGCGCAGGAAGTCGACCAGATGACCATTGTGCGTTCCATGTATAACGTGCACCCCAACCACGAACCGGCGATTTATAAAATGCAGTCCGGGCAGACTTTCCCGGGCCATCCGGCTTTGGGTTCCTGGATTACCTATGGGCTGGGAAATGAAAACCAGAACCTGCCTGCTTACGTGGTGCTCGCCGATCCCAGCAACCGCTTGCCCGTCAATAATGTGGATAACTGGATGTCCGGTTATCTTTCGCCCCTGTATCAGGGCACACGCATGAAAGCCACCGGATCGCCGCTGCTCAATCTCGCTCCTGATTACGCACACGCTGAACAGGTCAGTCGCAATAAACAACAACTACTCAAACAGCTCGACCGTATGCATCAGAAGCAGCGGCCTGGTCAGCAGGAACTGGAAGCCCGCATCCAGAATTACGAGATGGCCGCTAACATGCAGCTCGAAGCAACAGAGACGCTCGATATCTCACAAGAGACATCCGACACCCTTAATATGTATGGCATCGATCAGAAAGAAACCGACAGCTTCGGCAGACGCTGTCTGCTGGCACGCCGGCTGGTCGAGAAGGGGGTTCGCTTTGTGCAACTCTATACTCGAGGCCAGATGTGGGACAATCATTCCAAGATCCAGAAATCGCTGCTGTCCGCCTGCGGTCAGACCGACCTGCCTGTCGCCGGACTGTTGAAAGACCTGCGTCAGCGGGGTCTGCTCGATTCGACGCTTGTTCTCTGGGGAGGCGAATTCGGCCGCCTGCCCACCGCTCAGATCACTTCCAGCGCGAAAATGAATGTCGCCGGCCGCGATCATGGCCCGTATGGTTTCTCCGCCTGGATGGCCGGGGGAGGCGTGAAACAGGGGCTCGTCTACGGTAACACCGACGAAGTCGGCTACGCGTCGGTGGAAAATCGAGTCAGCATCCAGGACTGGCACGCCACGGTGTTGCATCTGCTGGGGCTGGATCACGAACGGCTGGTTTACGAACGCAACGGGCTGGGCGAACGCCTGACCCATCAGTTCTCCACCAACGTTGTGCACGATATCATCGCCTGA